From the genome of Ignavibacteriales bacterium, one region includes:
- a CDS encoding arginine--tRNA ligase — MKEYLYSAFKEAENKIPQLKEIPISFDIPKLIEHGDLSSNVAMLLTKTLKKNPRAIAQEIIDSLDIEESIIAKTEIAGPGFINFFFTPAYVSKIIREILDKKENFGKSTKYKGKRANVEFVSANPTGPLTVGHGRNAVVGDTVANLLEWVGYDVDREYYFNNAGRQMRVLGDSVKLRYLEALGNKVNFPEDYYQGDYIKDIAMQLFIKHGNRLSDDDPESIFKDTAEQEIFFDIKKSLTNLGINHKIFFNENTLYEDGKINKLLRTFKEKNLSYEKDNAVWLKLSELGQAEDKVIVKNTGEPTYRLPDIAYHAVKLDRGYDLLVDLFGSDHNATYPDVMAGLNAIGYDASKIKVLIHQFVTIMDGGEVVKMSTRKANYITLDELNEEVGKDVVRYFFNMRNVNSHMIFDLAVAKKQSDENPVFYLQYAHARISSILRRVKEEHLEVSTGNLDLLIHEDEQALLKVLHNFKEEVFNSAENLETHKLCTYLYDLAGAYHKFNRSCRILGSERNLAEARLALAYAAMIVIKNGLSILGVSAPEQM, encoded by the coding sequence TTGAAAGAATATCTCTACTCCGCATTTAAAGAGGCTGAAAACAAAATCCCTCAACTGAAAGAAATCCCAATCTCATTTGATATTCCAAAATTAATAGAACATGGTGATTTGTCTAGCAACGTAGCGATGCTGCTTACCAAAACCCTTAAAAAAAATCCAAGAGCAATAGCCCAAGAGATTATTGATTCATTGGATATTGAAGAATCTATCATTGCAAAAACAGAAATTGCGGGACCAGGGTTTATTAATTTTTTCTTCACGCCAGCTTATGTTTCTAAAATTATTCGGGAAATTCTTGATAAAAAAGAAAATTTTGGAAAATCGACTAAGTACAAAGGTAAAAGGGCTAATGTTGAGTTTGTTTCTGCCAACCCTACAGGACCTTTAACTGTTGGGCACGGAAGAAATGCGGTAGTAGGCGATACCGTTGCAAATCTGCTTGAGTGGGTTGGTTATGATGTTGATAGAGAATATTATTTTAACAATGCTGGTAGGCAAATGCGGGTATTGGGTGATTCAGTAAAATTACGTTACCTTGAAGCATTAGGTAATAAAGTTAATTTTCCTGAAGATTACTATCAAGGAGATTACATTAAAGATATTGCTATGCAATTGTTTATTAAGCATGGTAATAGATTATCTGATGATGATCCTGAATCCATATTTAAAGATACTGCGGAGCAGGAAATCTTTTTTGATATTAAGAAATCTTTAACAAATCTTGGAATAAATCATAAAATATTTTTTAATGAAAATACTTTGTATGAAGACGGAAAGATTAATAAACTTTTAAGAACATTTAAAGAAAAAAATCTTTCTTACGAAAAGGATAATGCTGTTTGGTTAAAACTTTCTGAACTTGGACAAGCAGAAGATAAAGTAATTGTTAAAAATACTGGTGAGCCAACCTATCGTCTGCCTGATATTGCATACCATGCTGTTAAACTTGATCGTGGTTATGATTTATTGGTTGATCTTTTTGGGTCAGACCACAATGCAACATATCCAGATGTAATGGCAGGGTTAAATGCGATAGGTTATGACGCTTCAAAAATAAAAGTTTTAATTCATCAGTTTGTTACGATTATGGATGGCGGAGAAGTCGTAAAAATGTCCACAAGAAAAGCTAACTATATAACGTTGGATGAATTGAATGAAGAAGTTGGAAAAGACGTTGTTAGATACTTCTTTAATATGCGTAATGTAAATTCCCACATGATTTTTGATCTAGCGGTTGCTAAAAAACAATCTGATGAAAACCCGGTTTTCTATCTCCAGTATGCTCATGCACGTATAAGTTCAATTCTTAGAAGGGTAAAAGAAGAACATCTTGAAGTCTCGACTGGTAATTTAGATTTGCTAATACATGAAGATGAACAAGCGTTACTAAAAGTGCTTCACAATTTTAAAGAAGAAGTTTTTAACAGTGCAGAGAATTTAGAAACACATAAACTTTGTACATATTTGTACGATTTAGCAGGTGCTTACCACAAATTTAACCGGTCTTGTAGAATATTAGGGAGTGAAAGAAATCTGGCTGAAGCAAGATTAGCATTAGCATATGCAGCGATGATTGTTATAAAAAATGGATTAAGTATTCTTGGAGTTTCTGCACCTGAACAAATGTAA